The region AATATTAGCAGGAATTACTGAAAATTCTATTCCACTTATCCCTAACATCTCTTTTCTTCTTGGTGATCCACTGGCTAAAATTAATTTATTTTTTTGTTTGCTATTCATAAAAACCGCCAAATCCTTAACTCTAAAAAAAATACAGACGCAGTTAATGCGATTAAAATACCTAGTAAGTCATACCTCATTTATCAAAATTAACGTACTTTTTTTGGGGGATAGTGTGTTTTTCCTAAAATGCATACCTGCGCTTTGTTCGCCAGAACAGTCTGATTCAAACTTAGCTGAAGAGTTGAAGAACGAAGCAACCGAATTATACGAACGTTTGGCAACCTTATGCCAAGGATTTCAAGAGCATTTAATTGCGAATGAAGATGTCCCGCTTGAAGAAAGTCAAGAATTATTTAGGACACTGCATACTCTGAAAGGTTTGTCGCAAATGGCAAATCTTGCAGAGATGGTTGCTATGGCACATGCAGTGGAAGATTATATTGAATTTGTTCGTTCAGAAAAAGTTAAATTAACAAAAGAAATAATTGAATTAGTTTCAGATGCACAAAATGTTTTTGAACAAGTTTACAAAGCCTATCCTAAGCCCATCGATCCTGATGTGTTGATGGAGGCAGACAGACTTGTGCATGAGTTTCATGCTAAATCTGATATTGTGAAAAATGGTGGAACACCAGCTGCCTCTAATGCTCCAGCTGCAGAAAGTTCTGCACCAAGTTCAGATTCATCTGGTGGAGCTTTTTCTGCAGAAGAAAATGTGGCATTTCAAAAGTTTTCTACAAGAAGTGAAAAGGTATTTGCAGTCCACTTAAAGGATGGAAGTTATAAATCTGTAGAAGAACTTAAATCAGGAAAACATGCAGATAACATTTCTAGAGTTGGTGACTTCATTGCATATCGGGTTTCTGGAGAGCACTCACTCATTGTATTTGCAGCTGAACTTGAAGCCGGAACTTTGAAAGGCGTTGTTGAAGCAGATGTTGTTGACTTAGATAAAAAAGATCCAAGTTGTTTAAAAAAGTTAGGCCCACCATGGGATTCGCTTGTTTTTGCTGGAGGAGGTGAAGCAGCTTCGGGCGAAGCACCAAAAGCCGCTGCCGCCCAAGAAGCAGCACCTGCTCCAGCAGCCGCCGCGCCTGCGGCTGGAGGACATGGAGGTGGTGATGAAGAAGAACCAGAAGAAGATTTTGATACAAAAAATCTTGCTGGTGGAGATGGTTTTGAAAAACCAGACCTTGATCCTGAAATGTTGCAAGATTTCTTATCTAATGCGGACGAACTTATTGAAAATTTGAGCAACTCAATGCTTGAGTTGGAAGGAAATCCTGAAAGCAAAGACGCTGTTGAAAGTATTTTTAGAAGTGCACATACCATTAAAGGTACTTCTGGAATGTTTGGGTTTCGCGCAATAGAAAAACTAACGCATAAAATGGAGAATTTATTTGATAGAATTCGTAAAGGAACATTAAAAGTATCTCCAGCTTTAATGGATGGTTTATTTTTTGGATTGGATAGAATTCGTATCATGTTTGAATCCATTAAAAAAAATCAATCATCAGAAATGCCTATTAACGATGCTCTATCAAAATTAAGACTTGCTGTTTTAGGGACAGGAGGAGCTCCAGCCAAAAAAGCAGAGGGAGGAACTCCAGCCGCACCTGCAGCACCTGCAGCACCCGCTGCACCTGCCGCACCCGCTGCACCTGCTGCACCCGCTGCACCTGCTGCACCCGCTGCACCTGCTGCACCCGCTGCACCTGTTGCTGCAAAGCCAGCAGGAGATAAAGATAAAAAGAAACCAGAAGAGAAAAAAGCTGATGAAGCAGGCGGAACAATTCGTGTTGACTTAAAGCGCCTTGACAGTCTTGTTAATTTAGTGGGTGAGTTGGTTATTGATAGAACACGCTTTGCACGAATAGAAGAAGAACTACGTGGAAATGGAAATAGCGAGTTAGGACATTCGATGAGTGAAAGTGTTTTGCTCTTTGGCAGACACATGAATGAAGTTCAAAGTATTATTATGAAAATCCGAATGGTTCCAGTTGGAAACGCATTTTATAAATTTACAAGAGTTGTACGTGATTTGTGTAGACAACTTGGAAAAGAAATGGATTTACATATTATTGGTGGTGAAACAGAACTAGATAAAACTTTAGTTGAAGAAATTGGAGATCCTCTTGTCCACTTAATTAGAAATAGTGTGGATCATGGTGTTGAAATGCCTGATGTTAGAGAACAAGTAGGAAAGCCAAGAAAAGGCAATATTCATTTAAAAGCAAGTCAAGACGGAAATATGATAGTAATTACTATCCAAGATGATGGCAAAGGATTACAAATTGATAAAATAAGAAATAAAGCAATTGAAAGAGGTATTATTAAAGAAACTGATCATTTGACTAATAAAGAAATATTTTCTTTAATTTTTGAATCAGGATTTTCTACTGCCGAAAAAGTAACAAATATTTCTGGACGTGGCGTTGGAATGGACGTTGTTAAAAAAAGTATTGTGAAGTTAAAAGGAATTATTGAATTAGACAGCGAACTTGGAAAAGGAACAACAACAACAATAAAATTACCATTAACTTTAGCAATAATTCCAAGTCTTATGGTTGAAACCAAAGGTGAAAGCTATGCTATTCCTCTGGTAAATGTTATTGAAAGTATAAGAATTAGGCCAGAAGAAGTGCAAAAAATGGGAAGTGCAGATTTTGTTAAATTAAGAGATCGGGTTCTACCATTGCTAAAACTTGCAGATGTTTTTGATCTGCACGCAATGAATGACTTAATGTGGTATTCTGTAGCAGATATTCAACGAATAAAACACCATAATGATGGTGAAAATAATGAGAAACAAAATGAAGAAAAAACTGTTGAAGTAAAGCAGTCTAATTCAAATCAAAGTTTTTCTTTCAGAATGAGACATTCAAAACCAAGAATAATATTTGTTGTTGTTGGTGTTGGTGAAAAAAGAGTTGGAGTGGTTGTAGATCAACTACAAGGTCAACAGGAAATTGTAATTAAATCTTTAGGCCGACTTATGGGTAAACGGCGCGGAGTTGCTGGTGGATGTGTTTTAGGTAACGGAAGAGTAGCTTTAGTATTAGATGTTGGCGAAATAATAGACGACTTCTCACAAACTAAAACGGGGTACCAAAATCGTGCTGCAGTTGCAAGTTAAAAAATTTGTTTCTTTTTCAAGTGATGCTGCTGGCGCTCAACAAGTGCAATTGCCTTATCAAGACGATACGGCATCAGGATATATTAATGATGTTACCGATGAAGGAGTTGTACAAACCCCAGGTGTTCAATACATTGGATTTAAATTGCACAAAGAAGAGTTTCTGTTACCTATGTCGTTGGTAAGAGAAATTATCATGTTAACTACAATAACATTTGTACCTGGTGCTAAATTTATGATGGAAGGAATCATTGCTTTACGCGGTGAAATTATGCCAGTTTTAAATTTAAGAAGATTTTTGAAATTTGAAAGAGGAAAAGCAGATTCTACAACAAGAGTAATTATTTTGCATTGTGACTATGGTGGTTTTGGCGTTATTGTTGATGATATAACTGAATTCGTTCGTCTTCAACCCTCTGAAATAGAATCCATACCGCAAAATTTCTTTCCTGCTGAATATAAAATTTTGGCCGGAGTTTCTAGAGTAGGAGATAGAATTAGAGGGATTATTGATTTAGATAAAATAGTAGCAGAGTTAACATTTGACTTAAAAGAGGAAACAGAAAATGAAGATGAACAACCTGCTGCTGATCACTAGCTTATTCTTAATTTTTAGTTGTGAAAAAAAAACAAGATTAGTTGATATAAAATTATTAATACTTACACCAAAAACTTATTATGAAATTCCAGTTATATTAAGTGGAAAAATATTTGAAGTTGGACCTGGTGGGCTATGGTTTGTATTAGAAGACAAAACAGGTTATATTCAAGTCACAACTGAAAATATAACTGCTTATTTACCTTGTATGCAAAAAGGTAAAGAGGTTGCGATTATAGGAAAGTTAAAGCAGTTTAAAGTACATAAATATTTTTCAATACAAACTATGCTGAGGTGTGATAATTGAAATTCCTTGTTTTTTTATTTTTAATACTATTTATTAATTCATGTAACAAAAATTCATCATCTGAAGATAAAAAATATTTTATTTTTTTAGGTAATCCTAATAAAAATGTGACAATTTATAAAGTTAATAATAGTAATAATAAAAAAATATATTATCCACTTATGCGGATTACTACAAATACAAAAACTTTGCTTCCAGTAGGAATTTACGCCCTTGCAAATGAATGCAGTTCTTATGAGTTTAATCACGATGGGACTAAAGATCAAAAAATAGTAATGAGTAAAGTTAGTTTGGTATTTAATAGTAAAAACAATAATCAGTTAGAAAATACTCTAAGCAATACGTTTAATAGTTATTGTATTGATCCTTTAAATAAACAAGAGCATTGGTTTGTAAATAAAAGTGATTTTGATATTTTACCTGGGAAAAATATACTTTCAATTTCAGGAAGAAATGTAGAGTTTAATTTAGATCCTCTCATTTATTCTGAAAAAAAAGTGCAGTTATGGCCTCTTACTTTATCTTCACCAATAAATACAGATTCTAGTAAATTTTTTTCTTATCCACTAGATTTATCTACCCAAGAAAAAAAATTTGTTATTTCATCTCCTGTTAATGGAACAATTTGGTTACAAAGTGGCAGATATCAGATAGAAGTAAATGGTAGTAATAAGATAATTCAAATTAAAGATTTTTCTAATTTTGATATAAAGCTTGGTGTAATGCGAATTGTTTCTCCACGATTTTTCCCAATTGAGGAGCGCTTAAA is a window of Pigmentibacter ruber DNA encoding:
- a CDS encoding chemotaxis protein CheA, producing MFFLKCIPALCSPEQSDSNLAEELKNEATELYERLATLCQGFQEHLIANEDVPLEESQELFRTLHTLKGLSQMANLAEMVAMAHAVEDYIEFVRSEKVKLTKEIIELVSDAQNVFEQVYKAYPKPIDPDVLMEADRLVHEFHAKSDIVKNGGTPAASNAPAAESSAPSSDSSGGAFSAEENVAFQKFSTRSEKVFAVHLKDGSYKSVEELKSGKHADNISRVGDFIAYRVSGEHSLIVFAAELEAGTLKGVVEADVVDLDKKDPSCLKKLGPPWDSLVFAGGGEAASGEAPKAAAAQEAAPAPAAAAPAAGGHGGGDEEEPEEDFDTKNLAGGDGFEKPDLDPEMLQDFLSNADELIENLSNSMLELEGNPESKDAVESIFRSAHTIKGTSGMFGFRAIEKLTHKMENLFDRIRKGTLKVSPALMDGLFFGLDRIRIMFESIKKNQSSEMPINDALSKLRLAVLGTGGAPAKKAEGGTPAAPAAPAAPAAPAAPAAPAAPAAPAAPAAPAAPAAPVAAKPAGDKDKKKPEEKKADEAGGTIRVDLKRLDSLVNLVGELVIDRTRFARIEEELRGNGNSELGHSMSESVLLFGRHMNEVQSIIMKIRMVPVGNAFYKFTRVVRDLCRQLGKEMDLHIIGGETELDKTLVEEIGDPLVHLIRNSVDHGVEMPDVREQVGKPRKGNIHLKASQDGNMIVITIQDDGKGLQIDKIRNKAIERGIIKETDHLTNKEIFSLIFESGFSTAEKVTNISGRGVGMDVVKKSIVKLKGIIELDSELGKGTTTTIKLPLTLAIIPSLMVETKGESYAIPLVNVIESIRIRPEEVQKMGSADFVKLRDRVLPLLKLADVFDLHAMNDLMWYSVADIQRIKHHNDGENNEKQNEEKTVEVKQSNSNQSFSFRMRHSKPRIIFVVVGVGEKRVGVVVDQLQGQQEIVIKSLGRLMGKRRGVAGGCVLGNGRVALVLDVGEIIDDFSQTKTGYQNRAAVAS
- a CDS encoding chemotaxis protein CheW, which produces MLQLQVKKFVSFSSDAAGAQQVQLPYQDDTASGYINDVTDEGVVQTPGVQYIGFKLHKEEFLLPMSLVREIIMLTTITFVPGAKFMMEGIIALRGEIMPVLNLRRFLKFERGKADSTTRVIILHCDYGGFGVIVDDITEFVRLQPSEIESIPQNFFPAEYKILAGVSRVGDRIRGIIDLDKIVAELTFDLKEETENEDEQPAADH
- a CDS encoding OB-fold nucleic acid binding domain-containing protein; translated protein: MKMNNLLLITSLFLIFSCEKKTRLVDIKLLILTPKTYYEIPVILSGKIFEVGPGGLWFVLEDKTGYIQVTTENITAYLPCMQKGKEVAIIGKLKQFKVHKYFSIQTMLRCDN